Proteins encoded in a region of the Zea mays cultivar B73 chromosome 2, Zm-B73-REFERENCE-NAM-5.0, whole genome shotgun sequence genome:
- the LOC103647319 gene encoding metal transporter Nramp1 isoform X1 codes for MDAAQVPAAVVVDVGALTGPIGSEAPAAPKGPAWKRFLYHVGPGFMVCLAYLDPGNLGTDLQAGADHRYELLWVTLIGLIFALIIQSLSANLGVVTGRHLAELCKTEYPAWVRICLWLLAELAVIAADIPEVIGTAFAFNILFHVPLWVGVLITGSSTLLLLGLQKYGVRKLELLVGLLVFVMAACFFIEMSIVKPPAEEVIHGLFIPSLSGPGATGDTIALLGALVMPHNLFLHSALVLSRNTPSSVRGINDACRFFLLESGVAMFVALIINICIISVSGTVCNSSNVSPDDSAKCSDITLDSSSFLLRNVLGNSSAVVYGVALLACGISSSITGTYAGQYIMQIVILEARFACVWLLAQGFLDIKMRQWLRNLMTRSIAIIPSLIVAIIGGSSGAGRLVIIASMILSFELPFALIPLLKFSSSSSTMGQHKNSIFIIGFSWILGFVIIGINIYFLSSKFVGWILHNSLQIYANILIGIVVFPLMLIYVCAVIYLTLRKETIKFVACGELQTIETDKSKLANGSNMEEKKDQLV; via the exons ATGGACGCCGCGCAGGTGCCCGCGGCAGTGGTGGTCGACGTCGGGGCGCTCACCGGACCGATAGGGAGCGAGGCCCCCGCTGCGCCGAAG GGCCCAGCATGGAAAAGGTTCTTGTACCACGTTGGACCAGGGTTTATGGTGTGTTTGGCCTACCTTGATCCCGGAAACT TGGGGACAGATTTGCAAGCTGGCGCAGATCATAGATATGAG CTCCTCTGGGTGACCTTGATTGGCCTCATCTTCGCGCTAATTATTCAGTCACTATCTGCTAATCTTGGAGTAGTGACAG GGCGGCATCTTGCCGAGCTATGCAAGACGGAATATCCAGCATGGGTGAGAATCTGCCTATGGCTGCTAGCAGAGTTAGCTGTGATTGCTGCAGATATCCCAGAAG TTATAGGGACAGCTTTTGCTTTCAACATCTTGTTCCACGTGCCTTTGTGGGTGGGGGTTCTTATCACTGGCTCAAGCACACTTCTTCTCCTTGGACTGCAAAAATATGGG GTTAGGAAGCTGGAACTTTTGGTCGGCCTATTGGTGTTCGTTATGGCAGCATGCTtcttcatagagatgagcatagtgAAGCCTCCTGCAGAAGAGGTCATCCACGGGCTATTCATCCCCAGTCTGAGTGGGCCGGGCGCCACTGGAGACACTATAGCCCTTCTTGGGGCTCTTGTGATGCC GCACAATCTATTCTTGCACTCTGCCCTGGTACTGTCAAGGAACACTCCGTCATCAGTAAGAGGAATCAAT GATGCTTGCAGGTTCTTCCTTCTTGAAAGTGGTGTAGCGATGTTCGTGGCACTAATCATCAACATATGCATCATCTCTGTCTCTGGAACTGTCTGTAACTCCAGCAACGTCTCACCAGATGACTCTGCAAAATGCAGTGACATCACCTTGGACTCCTCGTCCTTCCTCCTGAGG AATGTGCTAGGCAACAGCAGTGCGGTTGTGTATGGTGTGGCTCTCTTGGCTTGTGGAATAAGCTCTTCCATCACTGGTACTTACGCTGGGCAATACATCATGCAG ATTGTTATACTTGAAGCACGGTTTGCATGTGTTTGGCTCCTTGCTCAGGGTTTCTTGGACATCAAGATGAGACAGTGGCTGAGGAACCTGATGACTCGCAGCATTGCCATTATACCAAGCTTAATCGTCGCCATCATCGGCGGATCCAGCGGTGCGGGCCGCCTCGTCATCATTGCATCG ATGATACTGTCTTTTGAGCTGCCATTTGCTCTCATCCCTCTCCTCAAGtttagcagtagtagcagcacgATGGGCCAACATAAAAACTCTATATTT ATTATTGGGTTCTCATGGATTCTCGGTTTTGTTATTATTGGGATAAACATCTACTTCCTCAGCTCAAAATTTGTTGGCTGGATCCTCCACAATTCACTGCAAATCTATGCTAACATTCTCATTGGCATTGTCGTGTTCCCTCTTATGCTGATCTACGTTTGTGCTGTGATCTACCTCACGTTAAGGAAGGAGACCATCAAGTTCGTGGCTTGCGGTGAGCTGCAGACCATTGAGACCGACAAATCAAAGCTTGCCAATGGCAGCAACATGGAGGAAAAGAAGGATCAGCTTGTTTAG
- the LOC103647319 gene encoding metal transporter Nramp1 isoform X2, protein MDAAQVPAAVVVDVGALTGPIGSEAPAAPKGPAWKRFLYHVGPGFMVCLAYLDPGNLGTDLQAGADHRYELLWVTLIGLIFALIIQSLSANLGVVTGRHLAELCKTEYPAWVRICLWLLAELAVIAADIPEVIGTAFAFNILFHVPLWVGVLITGSSTLLLLGLQKYGVRKLELLVGLLVFVMAACFFIEMSIVKPPAEEVIHGLFIPSLSGPGATGDTIALLGALVMPHNLFLHSALVLSRNTPSSVRGINDACRFFLLESGVAMFVALIINICIISVSGTVCNSSNVSPDDSAKCSDITLDSSSFLLRNVLGNSSAVVYGVALLACGISSSITGTYAGQYIMQGFLDIKMRQWLRNLMTRSIAIIPSLIVAIIGGSSGAGRLVIIASMILSFELPFALIPLLKFSSSSSTMGQHKNSIFIIGFSWILGFVIIGINIYFLSSKFVGWILHNSLQIYANILIGIVVFPLMLIYVCAVIYLTLRKETIKFVACGELQTIETDKSKLANGSNMEEKKDQLV, encoded by the exons ATGGACGCCGCGCAGGTGCCCGCGGCAGTGGTGGTCGACGTCGGGGCGCTCACCGGACCGATAGGGAGCGAGGCCCCCGCTGCGCCGAAG GGCCCAGCATGGAAAAGGTTCTTGTACCACGTTGGACCAGGGTTTATGGTGTGTTTGGCCTACCTTGATCCCGGAAACT TGGGGACAGATTTGCAAGCTGGCGCAGATCATAGATATGAG CTCCTCTGGGTGACCTTGATTGGCCTCATCTTCGCGCTAATTATTCAGTCACTATCTGCTAATCTTGGAGTAGTGACAG GGCGGCATCTTGCCGAGCTATGCAAGACGGAATATCCAGCATGGGTGAGAATCTGCCTATGGCTGCTAGCAGAGTTAGCTGTGATTGCTGCAGATATCCCAGAAG TTATAGGGACAGCTTTTGCTTTCAACATCTTGTTCCACGTGCCTTTGTGGGTGGGGGTTCTTATCACTGGCTCAAGCACACTTCTTCTCCTTGGACTGCAAAAATATGGG GTTAGGAAGCTGGAACTTTTGGTCGGCCTATTGGTGTTCGTTATGGCAGCATGCTtcttcatagagatgagcatagtgAAGCCTCCTGCAGAAGAGGTCATCCACGGGCTATTCATCCCCAGTCTGAGTGGGCCGGGCGCCACTGGAGACACTATAGCCCTTCTTGGGGCTCTTGTGATGCC GCACAATCTATTCTTGCACTCTGCCCTGGTACTGTCAAGGAACACTCCGTCATCAGTAAGAGGAATCAAT GATGCTTGCAGGTTCTTCCTTCTTGAAAGTGGTGTAGCGATGTTCGTGGCACTAATCATCAACATATGCATCATCTCTGTCTCTGGAACTGTCTGTAACTCCAGCAACGTCTCACCAGATGACTCTGCAAAATGCAGTGACATCACCTTGGACTCCTCGTCCTTCCTCCTGAGG AATGTGCTAGGCAACAGCAGTGCGGTTGTGTATGGTGTGGCTCTCTTGGCTTGTGGAATAAGCTCTTCCATCACTGGTACTTACGCTGGGCAATACATCATGCAG GGTTTCTTGGACATCAAGATGAGACAGTGGCTGAGGAACCTGATGACTCGCAGCATTGCCATTATACCAAGCTTAATCGTCGCCATCATCGGCGGATCCAGCGGTGCGGGCCGCCTCGTCATCATTGCATCG ATGATACTGTCTTTTGAGCTGCCATTTGCTCTCATCCCTCTCCTCAAGtttagcagtagtagcagcacgATGGGCCAACATAAAAACTCTATATTT ATTATTGGGTTCTCATGGATTCTCGGTTTTGTTATTATTGGGATAAACATCTACTTCCTCAGCTCAAAATTTGTTGGCTGGATCCTCCACAATTCACTGCAAATCTATGCTAACATTCTCATTGGCATTGTCGTGTTCCCTCTTATGCTGATCTACGTTTGTGCTGTGATCTACCTCACGTTAAGGAAGGAGACCATCAAGTTCGTGGCTTGCGGTGAGCTGCAGACCATTGAGACCGACAAATCAAAGCTTGCCAATGGCAGCAACATGGAGGAAAAGAAGGATCAGCTTGTTTAG
- the LOC100192523 gene encoding BTB/POZ domain-containing protein At2g13690 isoform X1 — protein sequence MAANAAQQDPRGQRRLCGGGGGGATACVRPRAWCCSFSFSGVPDSPDLRPLPSSAASPPAGRKLPPKSPSAASFYGSPTSYRLAGLIDPRRILSPGRVSPIDHDGAVPPPLPLPPPPPPAAAAADDSAVVIPAERLASALPSATVAPSLVAVREEADAAGMLDLRLLLRGAHGRCVLMELDSSVLCGCSDFFAAMAPREDAAGAGGKRLEVDGVENLDAFCAAVELMYNPDPIGCLAAAGVSRAIDVLEVCSSIMFSKGIKSCLTYIEAVPWNENEEEKLKNLFARFTFDEAMSQDILARLRPHNWKSSDDLTIQLIQSVTGSTSTVARKDMQSLVNGLLSKSSVYQKDSSGLNKESLYQICYSCLESLVDLFEEAREPTDYTGQILVVRGSKPLIERVSRQTENLSWLLDILVNNDIAEEFVELWAKQDRLIRMHEQASAMVRYELSRISAAVFIALGKGKVQCRGNVRSLVFRGWFSTMLLDFGWLQRCPKGLDLRSLEENLGRGILTLPLRQQQCLFEEWFQFYSTKGAECPNLIRAFQVWWRRSFVRSSVEPQRQ from the exons ATGGCGGCGAACGCGGCGCAGCAGGACCCGCGCGGCCAACGGCGGCTCtgcggcgggggcgggggcggggccaCGGCGTGCGTGCGCCCACGCGCCTGGTGCTGCTCCTTCTCCTTCTCCGGCGTGCCCGACAGCCCCGACCTCCGCCCGCTCCCCTCCTCGGCCGCGTCCCCGCCGGCGGGGAGGAAGTTGCCGCCCAAGTCCCCCTCGGCGGCGTCATTCTATGGCTCGCCGACTTCATACAGGCTAGCGGGCCTCATCGACCCGCGCCGCATCCTCTCACCCGGCCGCGTCTCCCCTATCGATCACGACGGCGCGGTCCCGCCGCCCCTCCCGctccctccgccgccgccgccggctgcGGCCGCCGCTGACGATTCGGCAGTTGTGATCCCCGCAGAGCGGCTGGCGTCGGCATTGCCATCTGCCACGGTGGCGCCGTCGCTGGTCGCCGTGCGGGAGGAGGCAGACGCGGCTGGGATGCTCGATCTGAGGTTGTTGCTGCGGGGGGCACACGGGAGGTGCGTCCTCATGGAGCTCGACTCCAGCGTGCTGTGCGGCTGTAGCGACTTCTTCGCCGCCATGGCCCCGCGCGAGGATGCTGCTGGCGCTGGTGGGAAGAGGCTCGAGGTGGACGGGGTGGAGAATTTGGATGCTTTCTGCGCCGCTGTGGAGCTCATGTACAATCCTGATCCAATAGGGTGTCTTGCAGCTGCTGGTGTGTCAAGGGCCATAGATGTGCTTGAG GTATGCTCCTCTATCATGTTCAGCAAGGGAATCAAATCATGTTTGACATACATAGAAGCTGTTCCCTGGAATGAAAACGAAGAGGAGAAGCTGAAGAACCTCTTTGCAAGATTCACTTTTGACGAAGCAATGTCCCAGGATATACTGGCAAGATTGCGTCCGCACAACTGGAAAAGCTCAGATGACCTCACTATACAGCTTATTCAATCTGTCACTGGAAGCACCAGCACtgtggcaagaaaagacatgcaATCTTTGGTAAATGGTCTTCTAAGCAAAAGTTCAGTCTATCAAAAGGACTCTTCAGGGCTAAACAAGGAGAGTCTGTACCAGATATGTTATTCATGTCTTGAGTCACTGGTTGATCTCTTTGAAGAGGCCAGAGAACCAACAGATTATACAGGTCAGATTCTTGTAGTTAGAGGGAGTAAACCACTGATTGAGCGAGTCTCTAGGCAAACAGAGAACCTCAGTTGGCTCTTGGATATTCTAGTAAACAATGACATTGCAGAAGAATTTGTAGAACTGTGGGCGAAGCAAGACAGGCTCATTAGGATGCACGAACAAGCGTCAGCGATGGTCAGGTATGAGCTAAGCCGAATATCAGCCGCTGTGTTCATTGCACTTGGTAAAGGAAAAGTTCAGTGTCGTGGCAATGTACGAAGCCTCGTCTTTCGTGGATGGTTCAGCACGATGTTGTTGGATTTTGGCTGGCTTCAGCGCTGCCCCAAAGGTCTAGACCTAAGATCACTGGAGGAGAATCTAGGGCGAGGCATTTTAACCCTCCCTCTGAGGCAGCAGCAATGTTTGTTTGAAGAATGGTTCCAGTTCTATTCGACCAAAGGTGCTGAGTGTCCGAACCTTATTAGGGCTTTCCAGGTATGGTGGAGAAGGTCTTTCGTTAGATCGTCGGTAGAACCTCAAAG ACAATAA
- the LOC100192523 gene encoding BTB/POZ domain-containing protein At2g13690, with the protein MAANAAQQDPRGQRRLCGGGGGGATACVRPRAWCCSFSFSGVPDSPDLRPLPSSAASPPAGRKLPPKSPSAASFYGSPTSYRLAGLIDPRRILSPGRVSPIDHDGAVPPPLPLPPPPPPAAAAADDSAVVIPAERLASALPSATVAPSLVAVREEADAAGMLDLRLLLRGAHGRCVLMELDSSVLCGCSDFFAAMAPREDAAGAGGKRLEVDGVENLDAFCAAVELMYNPDPIGCLAAAGVSRAIDVLEVCSSIMFSKGIKSCLTYIEAVPWNENEEEKLKNLFARFTFDEAMSQDILARLRPHNWKSSDDLTIQLIQSVTGSTSTVARKDMQSLVNGLLSKSSVYQKDSSGLNKESLYQICYSCLESLVDLFEEAREPTDYTGQILVVRGSKPLIERVSRQTENLSWLLDILVNNDIAEEFVELWAKQDRLIRMHEQASAMVRYELSRISAAVFIALGKGKVQCRGNVRSLVFRGWFSTMLLDFGWLQRCPKGLDLRSLEENLGRGILTLPLRQQQCLFEEWFQFYSTKGAECPNLIRAFQVWWRRSFVRSSVEPQR; encoded by the exons ATGGCGGCGAACGCGGCGCAGCAGGACCCGCGCGGCCAACGGCGGCTCtgcggcgggggcgggggcggggccaCGGCGTGCGTGCGCCCACGCGCCTGGTGCTGCTCCTTCTCCTTCTCCGGCGTGCCCGACAGCCCCGACCTCCGCCCGCTCCCCTCCTCGGCCGCGTCCCCGCCGGCGGGGAGGAAGTTGCCGCCCAAGTCCCCCTCGGCGGCGTCATTCTATGGCTCGCCGACTTCATACAGGCTAGCGGGCCTCATCGACCCGCGCCGCATCCTCTCACCCGGCCGCGTCTCCCCTATCGATCACGACGGCGCGGTCCCGCCGCCCCTCCCGctccctccgccgccgccgccggctgcGGCCGCCGCTGACGATTCGGCAGTTGTGATCCCCGCAGAGCGGCTGGCGTCGGCATTGCCATCTGCCACGGTGGCGCCGTCGCTGGTCGCCGTGCGGGAGGAGGCAGACGCGGCTGGGATGCTCGATCTGAGGTTGTTGCTGCGGGGGGCACACGGGAGGTGCGTCCTCATGGAGCTCGACTCCAGCGTGCTGTGCGGCTGTAGCGACTTCTTCGCCGCCATGGCCCCGCGCGAGGATGCTGCTGGCGCTGGTGGGAAGAGGCTCGAGGTGGACGGGGTGGAGAATTTGGATGCTTTCTGCGCCGCTGTGGAGCTCATGTACAATCCTGATCCAATAGGGTGTCTTGCAGCTGCTGGTGTGTCAAGGGCCATAGATGTGCTTGAG GTATGCTCCTCTATCATGTTCAGCAAGGGAATCAAATCATGTTTGACATACATAGAAGCTGTTCCCTGGAATGAAAACGAAGAGGAGAAGCTGAAGAACCTCTTTGCAAGATTCACTTTTGACGAAGCAATGTCCCAGGATATACTGGCAAGATTGCGTCCGCACAACTGGAAAAGCTCAGATGACCTCACTATACAGCTTATTCAATCTGTCACTGGAAGCACCAGCACtgtggcaagaaaagacatgcaATCTTTGGTAAATGGTCTTCTAAGCAAAAGTTCAGTCTATCAAAAGGACTCTTCAGGGCTAAACAAGGAGAGTCTGTACCAGATATGTTATTCATGTCTTGAGTCACTGGTTGATCTCTTTGAAGAGGCCAGAGAACCAACAGATTATACAGGTCAGATTCTTGTAGTTAGAGGGAGTAAACCACTGATTGAGCGAGTCTCTAGGCAAACAGAGAACCTCAGTTGGCTCTTGGATATTCTAGTAAACAATGACATTGCAGAAGAATTTGTAGAACTGTGGGCGAAGCAAGACAGGCTCATTAGGATGCACGAACAAGCGTCAGCGATGGTCAGGTATGAGCTAAGCCGAATATCAGCCGCTGTGTTCATTGCACTTGGTAAAGGAAAAGTTCAGTGTCGTGGCAATGTACGAAGCCTCGTCTTTCGTGGATGGTTCAGCACGATGTTGTTGGATTTTGGCTGGCTTCAGCGCTGCCCCAAAGGTCTAGACCTAAGATCACTGGAGGAGAATCTAGGGCGAGGCATTTTAACCCTCCCTCTGAGGCAGCAGCAATGTTTGTTTGAAGAATGGTTCCAGTTCTATTCGACCAAAGGTGCTGAGTGTCCGAACCTTATTAGGGCTTTCCAGGTATGGTGGAGAAGGTCTTTCGTTAGATCGTCGGTAGAACCTCAAAGGTAA
- the LOC103647320 gene encoding pentatricopeptide repeat-containing protein At2g45350, chloroplastic isoform X2: MEQELLQILRGLKSPRHLLQTHAQLLARGLSASPRLLPVLVSAAFSVSPSSPRQAAAAAILGAAGSGASTVAHNTLIERLAGIGGGGGGGGRGCSAADALAAYAAMRAAGVYPNGFTFTFLLRACESLRRLFLCRCVHGQIVRCGFGSDVVVQNALLNVYYKCSDPGDVGIARQVFDEMANRDVVSWNSIVGVYMSNGDAAGAMELFEAMPERNVVSWNTIVAAFTRAGDMVSARAVFDRMPIRDAISWNLMISGYATSGNVESAWSLFDIMDRKDVVSWTAMVSAYAKIGELDSARVLFDQMPDKNLVSWNAMITGYNHNLRYDDALCTFQQMMLEGRFMPDEATLVSVVSACAQLGSVEYCNWISSYISKSNTHITVALGNALVDMFAKCGDVGRAHLVFNKMKTRCTITWTTMISGFAYNGQFREALLVYNDMCREGVTLDDTVFVAALGACAHGGLLQEGWSIFNQMVEYCRIVPRMEHYGCIVDLLGRAGWGIAFVSQDSCLQF, from the exons ATGGAGCAGGAGCTGCTGCAGATCCTGCGGGGCCTGAAATCGCCACGCCACCTGCTGCAGACCCACGCCCAGCTCCTCGCCCGCGGCCTCTCCGCGAGCCCGCGCCTACTCCCGGTCCTCGTCTCCGCCGCGTTCTCCGTCTCCCCCTCGTCCCCGCGCCAGGCCGCCGCCGCGGCGATCCTTGGCGCTGCCGGCTCCGGCGCCTCCACCGTAGCGCACAACACCCTCATCGAGCGCCTCGCAGggatcggcggcggcggcggcggcggcggtcgtGGTTGCTCCGCGGCGGACGCGTTGGCGGCCTACGCTGCGATGCGTGCCGCAGGGGTGTACCCCAACGGGTTCACCTTCACCTTCCTGCTTCGCGCGTGCGAATCCTTGAGGCGGCTGTTCCTGTGCCGGTGCGTCCATGGACAGATCGTGAGGTGTGGGTTCGGGTCCGATGTGGTCGTGCAGAACGCTCTCCTGAACGTGTACTACAAGTGCAGCGACCCGGGTGATGTTGGAATCGCTCGCCAGGTGTTCGATGAAATGGCTAATAGAGACGTGGTTTCGTGGAACTCCATAGTTGGTGTGTACATGTCGAATGGAGACGCAGCAGGGGCCATGGAGTTGTTCGAGGCGATGCCAGAGAGGAATGTTGTCTCCTGGAACACTATTGTCGCTGCATTCACGAGGGCGGGGGACATGGTGTCAGCACGTGCTGTGTTTGATAGGATGCCGATCAGAGATGCCATCTCTTGGAATCTCATGATCTCAGGGTATGCAACAAGTGGCAATGTTGAATCTGCATGGTCACTTTTTGATATTATGGATCGGAAGGATGTAGTTTCCTGGACTGCTATGGTCTCTGCTTATGCAAAGATTGGGGAACTAGATTCAGCTAGAGTGCTATTTGATCAGATGCCTGATAAGAATTTGGTTTCGTGGAATGCAATGATTACAGGGTACAACCACAACTTGAGGTATGATGATGCACTGTGCACATTTCAGCAGATGATGCTTGAGGGAAGATTCATGCCTGATGAAGCAACATTAGTAAGTGTTGTCTCAGCCTGCGCTCAGCTAGGCAGTGTTGAATACTGCAACTGGATCAGTTCTTACATTAGTAAAAGCAACACTCATATAACCGTTGCATTAGGAAATGCACTCGTAGATATGTTTGCAAAATGTGGAGATGTAGGAAGAGCACATTTAGTTTTTAATAAAATGAAAACAAGATGTACCATTACATGGACAACAATGATATCTGGTTTTGCTTATAATGGACAGTTTAGAGAAGCCCTATTGGTCTACAATGATATGTGCAGAGAAGGAGTCACACTGGATGATACAGTCTTTGTTGCTGCACTTGGTGCTTGTGCTCATGGAGGTTTGTTGCAAGAAGGTTGGAGCATCTTTAATCAAATGGTTGAGTACTGTCGCATTGTTCCAAGAATGGAGCACTATGGATGCATAGTGGACCTACTTGGTCGAGCTG GCTGGGGAATTGCATTCGTCTCTCAGGACTCGTGTTTGCAGTTTTGA
- the LOC103647320 gene encoding pentatricopeptide repeat-containing protein At3g29230 isoform X1, translated as MEQELLQILRGLKSPRHLLQTHAQLLARGLSASPRLLPVLVSAAFSVSPSSPRQAAAAAILGAAGSGASTVAHNTLIERLAGIGGGGGGGGRGCSAADALAAYAAMRAAGVYPNGFTFTFLLRACESLRRLFLCRCVHGQIVRCGFGSDVVVQNALLNVYYKCSDPGDVGIARQVFDEMANRDVVSWNSIVGVYMSNGDAAGAMELFEAMPERNVVSWNTIVAAFTRAGDMVSARAVFDRMPIRDAISWNLMISGYATSGNVESAWSLFDIMDRKDVVSWTAMVSAYAKIGELDSARVLFDQMPDKNLVSWNAMITGYNHNLRYDDALCTFQQMMLEGRFMPDEATLVSVVSACAQLGSVEYCNWISSYISKSNTHITVALGNALVDMFAKCGDVGRAHLVFNKMKTRCTITWTTMISGFAYNGQFREALLVYNDMCREGVTLDDTVFVAALGACAHGGLLQEGWSIFNQMVEYCRIVPRMEHYGCIVDLLGRAGKLQEAVRFIESMPLKPGVVIWVTLLSSCITHGDAELSEYVSTKIVEMEPFNSSYQVLVSNCSALEGRWDSVMDARRTMRDCGVEKTPGSSLIQVGNEVHEFLAKDTRHKKRKEVYKTLDGLIALIRHTDHTPLDKLLQPLE; from the coding sequence ATGGAGCAGGAGCTGCTGCAGATCCTGCGGGGCCTGAAATCGCCACGCCACCTGCTGCAGACCCACGCCCAGCTCCTCGCCCGCGGCCTCTCCGCGAGCCCGCGCCTACTCCCGGTCCTCGTCTCCGCCGCGTTCTCCGTCTCCCCCTCGTCCCCGCGCCAGGCCGCCGCCGCGGCGATCCTTGGCGCTGCCGGCTCCGGCGCCTCCACCGTAGCGCACAACACCCTCATCGAGCGCCTCGCAGggatcggcggcggcggcggcggcggcggtcgtGGTTGCTCCGCGGCGGACGCGTTGGCGGCCTACGCTGCGATGCGTGCCGCAGGGGTGTACCCCAACGGGTTCACCTTCACCTTCCTGCTTCGCGCGTGCGAATCCTTGAGGCGGCTGTTCCTGTGCCGGTGCGTCCATGGACAGATCGTGAGGTGTGGGTTCGGGTCCGATGTGGTCGTGCAGAACGCTCTCCTGAACGTGTACTACAAGTGCAGCGACCCGGGTGATGTTGGAATCGCTCGCCAGGTGTTCGATGAAATGGCTAATAGAGACGTGGTTTCGTGGAACTCCATAGTTGGTGTGTACATGTCGAATGGAGACGCAGCAGGGGCCATGGAGTTGTTCGAGGCGATGCCAGAGAGGAATGTTGTCTCCTGGAACACTATTGTCGCTGCATTCACGAGGGCGGGGGACATGGTGTCAGCACGTGCTGTGTTTGATAGGATGCCGATCAGAGATGCCATCTCTTGGAATCTCATGATCTCAGGGTATGCAACAAGTGGCAATGTTGAATCTGCATGGTCACTTTTTGATATTATGGATCGGAAGGATGTAGTTTCCTGGACTGCTATGGTCTCTGCTTATGCAAAGATTGGGGAACTAGATTCAGCTAGAGTGCTATTTGATCAGATGCCTGATAAGAATTTGGTTTCGTGGAATGCAATGATTACAGGGTACAACCACAACTTGAGGTATGATGATGCACTGTGCACATTTCAGCAGATGATGCTTGAGGGAAGATTCATGCCTGATGAAGCAACATTAGTAAGTGTTGTCTCAGCCTGCGCTCAGCTAGGCAGTGTTGAATACTGCAACTGGATCAGTTCTTACATTAGTAAAAGCAACACTCATATAACCGTTGCATTAGGAAATGCACTCGTAGATATGTTTGCAAAATGTGGAGATGTAGGAAGAGCACATTTAGTTTTTAATAAAATGAAAACAAGATGTACCATTACATGGACAACAATGATATCTGGTTTTGCTTATAATGGACAGTTTAGAGAAGCCCTATTGGTCTACAATGATATGTGCAGAGAAGGAGTCACACTGGATGATACAGTCTTTGTTGCTGCACTTGGTGCTTGTGCTCATGGAGGTTTGTTGCAAGAAGGTTGGAGCATCTTTAATCAAATGGTTGAGTACTGTCGCATTGTTCCAAGAATGGAGCACTATGGATGCATAGTGGACCTACTTGGTCGAGCTGGTAAGTTACAAGAGGCAGTTCGATTTATTGAAAGCATGCCTCTTAAGCCTGGGGTTGTCATTTGGGTAACTTTGCTTAGTTCTTGCATTACGCATGGTGATGCAGAGTTGTCAGAGTATGTCAGCACAAAGATAGTTGAAATGGAACCTTTTAATTCTAGTTATCAAGTGTTGGTTTCAAATTGTAGTGCCCTAGAGGGAAGGTGGGACAGTGTGATGGATGCTCGCAGAACAATGCGTGATTGCGGAGTTGAGAAAACACCTGGTAGTAGCTTGATTCAGGTAGGAAATGAGGTACATGAGTTTTTGGCTAAAGACACAAGGcacaagaaaaggaaagaggtatATAAAACTTTGGATGGTTTAATAGCCCTCATCAGACATACAGATCACACCCCCTTGGATAAGTTATTGCAGCCACTTGAATAA